The following proteins are co-located in the Spinactinospora alkalitolerans genome:
- a CDS encoding acyl-CoA synthetase: MLNEGVGSWPYRRVRLEAEKTAIAFREERWTYVRLDDRVTRLAHALRGLGVGRGDRVALLSANHPAYLEALFASGLLGAVFVPLNARLTVPEVAFCLEDSGASVLIHSAETAEVAVAAAERAGTRQRVVVGGASDAGAPDYEAVIAGADTARIDERVTHDDPCFIMYTSGTTGRPKGVVLTHGNIVFAVLNPVIDLDLAGDEVALVCAPLFHTAALDFVSLPTLLKGGTVRIEEGFDAERVLDVIEREGVTYMFGVPTMYDALSAHPDWESTDLSSLRRVVVAAAPVPRRTLRAYADRGIRMCQGYGLTETGPGALILTPGNVERKLGTAGVPHFFTDVRVVDSAGGPAGVGERGEIQISGPNVMKEYWRRPEATAEAFADGRWFRSGDVGVADEDGFVAVVDRTKDMIISGGENIYPAEVESVLLDLPGIAGCAVFGVPDEKWGEVGRAAVTFVDGVSLSEEDMAGFLRERLAKYKIPKSFVVLDEIPRNASGKIRKNELRDKYAD; the protein is encoded by the coding sequence ATGCTGAACGAAGGCGTGGGGTCGTGGCCCTACCGGCGCGTCCGCCTGGAAGCCGAGAAGACCGCGATCGCGTTCCGCGAAGAGCGCTGGACCTACGTCCGGCTCGACGACCGGGTGACGCGCCTGGCCCACGCGCTGCGCGGACTCGGCGTCGGCAGGGGCGACCGCGTGGCGCTGCTGAGCGCGAACCACCCCGCCTACCTCGAGGCCCTCTTCGCGTCGGGCCTGCTGGGGGCGGTCTTCGTCCCGCTCAATGCGCGCCTGACGGTCCCCGAGGTCGCGTTCTGCCTGGAGGACTCGGGAGCCTCGGTGCTCATCCACTCCGCCGAGACGGCCGAGGTCGCCGTCGCGGCCGCCGAGCGCGCCGGAACGCGTCAGCGGGTCGTGGTCGGCGGTGCGTCCGACGCCGGGGCACCGGACTACGAAGCGGTCATCGCGGGCGCCGACACGGCGCGGATCGACGAGCGGGTCACCCACGACGATCCCTGCTTCATCATGTACACCTCCGGCACCACCGGCCGACCCAAAGGCGTCGTGCTGACCCACGGCAACATCGTGTTCGCCGTCCTGAACCCGGTCATCGACCTCGACCTGGCCGGCGACGAGGTGGCGCTGGTCTGCGCGCCGCTGTTCCACACCGCGGCCCTGGACTTCGTCTCGCTGCCGACCCTGCTCAAGGGCGGCACCGTCCGCATCGAGGAGGGGTTCGACGCCGAGCGCGTCCTGGACGTGATCGAGCGCGAGGGCGTCACCTACATGTTCGGCGTGCCGACGATGTACGACGCCCTCAGCGCCCATCCGGACTGGGAGTCGACGGACCTGTCCTCACTGCGCCGCGTGGTGGTCGCCGCCGCCCCGGTTCCGCGGCGAACGCTGCGCGCCTACGCCGACCGCGGGATCAGGATGTGCCAGGGCTACGGCCTCACCGAGACCGGTCCCGGGGCGCTGATCCTCACCCCCGGCAACGTCGAGCGGAAGCTCGGGACCGCCGGTGTGCCGCACTTCTTCACCGACGTCCGCGTGGTCGACTCGGCCGGCGGTCCGGCCGGCGTCGGGGAACGGGGCGAGATCCAGATCAGCGGCCCCAACGTCATGAAGGAGTACTGGCGGCGTCCGGAGGCCACCGCCGAGGCCTTCGCCGACGGGCGCTGGTTCCGATCCGGCGACGTCGGAGTCGCCGACGAGGACGGTTTCGTCGCCGTCGTCGACCGGACGAAGGACATGATCATCTCCGGTGGCGAGAACATCTACCCGGCCGAGGTCGAGAGCGTGCTGCTCGACCTCCCCGGCATCGCGGGCTGCGCGGTGTTCGGCGTCCCCGATGAGAAATGGGGCGAGGTGGGACGCGCGGCCGTCACCTTCGTCGACGGCGTCTCCCTGTCCGAGGAGGACATGGCGGGCTTTCTGCGGGAGCGCCTCGCCAAGTACAAGATCCCGAAGTCGTTCGTCGTTCTGGACGAAATTCCCCGCAACGCGAGCGGGAAGATCCGCAAGAACGAACTCCGCGACAAATACGCCGACTAG
- a CDS encoding acyl-CoA dehydrogenase family protein: MDSVSLQRTVFDEDHDVFRQTARAFAEREVAPHLERWAEQGHVDRGVYRRAGELGLLGISAEEEYNGGGIDDFRFNAVLIEELARVGATSVAMNLSGFNDLVAPYLVSLADDGQKRRWLAPLCSGEIISAIAMTEPGAGSDLASITTTATADGGDLVLNGAKTFISNGMVADVFLVVVRTDPAAGRRGMSLVLVDADTPGFTRNGPLRKIGLSAQDTAELVFDDARVPRANVLGVENAGFGYLRHNLSQERLSVAVTAMAAMRRTFEQALSHSCDRTAFGRRIADFQANRFYLAELATEIEIAQVFVDRCVLDASTGDLDEANAAMAKWWVTELQQKVVQRCLQLHGGYGFMKEYDVARDYLDCRGGTLYAGTTEVMKEIIGRRLTRQ; this comes from the coding sequence ATGGATTCGGTCTCCCTGCAACGGACGGTCTTCGACGAGGACCACGACGTGTTCCGCCAGACCGCGCGGGCCTTCGCCGAACGCGAGGTCGCCCCGCACCTGGAGAGGTGGGCCGAGCAGGGACACGTCGACCGCGGGGTCTACCGCCGTGCCGGGGAACTGGGCCTGCTCGGCATCAGCGCCGAAGAGGAGTACAACGGCGGCGGGATCGACGACTTCCGGTTCAACGCCGTGCTGATCGAGGAGCTCGCCCGAGTCGGCGCGACCTCGGTGGCGATGAACCTCAGCGGATTCAACGACCTGGTGGCGCCGTACCTGGTCTCCCTGGCCGACGACGGGCAGAAGCGGCGCTGGCTGGCGCCGCTGTGCTCCGGGGAGATCATCAGCGCCATCGCGATGACCGAACCCGGTGCCGGCAGCGACCTCGCGTCCATCACCACCACGGCGACCGCGGACGGCGGCGACCTCGTGCTCAACGGCGCCAAGACGTTCATCAGCAACGGCATGGTCGCCGACGTCTTCCTCGTCGTGGTCCGCACCGACCCTGCGGCCGGACGCCGGGGCATGAGCCTCGTCCTCGTCGACGCCGACACGCCCGGCTTCACCCGCAACGGCCCACTGCGCAAGATCGGCCTGAGCGCGCAGGACACCGCCGAGCTCGTCTTCGACGACGCCCGCGTGCCCAGGGCCAACGTCCTCGGCGTGGAGAACGCGGGATTCGGCTACCTGCGCCACAACCTGTCGCAGGAGCGCCTCAGCGTGGCGGTCACGGCGATGGCGGCCATGCGGCGCACCTTCGAGCAGGCGCTGAGCCATAGCTGCGACCGCACGGCCTTCGGCCGGCGCATCGCCGACTTCCAGGCCAACCGCTTCTACCTCGCCGAGCTCGCCACCGAGATCGAGATCGCCCAGGTCTTCGTCGACCGCTGCGTCCTCGACGCGTCCACCGGAGACCTCGACGAGGCCAACGCGGCGATGGCCAAGTGGTGGGTGACCGAACTGCAGCAGAAGGTCGTCCAGCGATGCCTGCAACTGCACGGCGGCTACGGCTTCATGAAGGAGTACGACGTCGCCCGGGACTACCTCGACTGCCGCGGCGGCACTCTCTACGCGGGCACCACCGAGGTCATGAAGGAGATCATCGGCCGCAGGCTGACGAGGCAGTAG
- a CDS encoding dihydrofolate reductase family protein yields MGRMLYSVTMSLDGFIAGPGGDMSWLTEHLGPNPTVEKLIGDIGALLVGNRTFGGDDPHRGTDKEGEPFGGGWSGPQFVLTHHAPETPVPGVTFVGDLDSAVAAAKAAAGDKYVNVLGASIARQCLDAGVLDEILVFIVPVLLGDGVRLFDRPGGTNIRLERLSLTQAPGATSIWLRVVG; encoded by the coding sequence ATGGGCAGAATGCTGTACTCGGTCACCATGTCGCTGGACGGCTTCATCGCCGGCCCGGGCGGGGACATGTCCTGGCTGACCGAGCACCTCGGGCCCAACCCGACGGTGGAGAAGCTCATCGGCGACATCGGCGCCCTCCTCGTCGGCAACCGCACCTTCGGCGGCGACGACCCGCACAGGGGCACCGACAAGGAGGGCGAGCCGTTCGGCGGCGGATGGAGCGGACCCCAGTTCGTGCTCACCCACCACGCCCCGGAGACCCCGGTGCCGGGGGTCACCTTCGTCGGCGACCTCGACAGCGCGGTCGCCGCGGCCAAGGCCGCCGCAGGGGACAAGTACGTCAACGTCCTCGGCGCGAGCATCGCTCGGCAGTGCCTCGACGCGGGCGTGCTCGACGAGATCCTCGTGTTCATCGTGCCCGTCCTGCTCGGCGACGGCGTCCGGCTGTTCGACCGGCCGGGCGGGACCAACATCAGACTCGAACGCCTCAGCCTGACCCAGGCGCCTGGGGCGACGAGCATCTGGCTGCGCGTCGTCGGGTAG
- a CDS encoding nitroreductase/quinone reductase family protein, whose product MPQCFHRHFPIGVRPHIRTSTRKRENAIAIDFNQQVIDEFRANRGRVGGMFEGGRLLLLTTTGARTGLPRTTPVGYLPDDEAGRRLVIASAAGAPAHPAWYHNILADPRVTVEDGVFTYSANAVVTEGEERDRLFARAVESDPGWGEYQAKTARTLPVIALEPIDGGPPDLPPGDALKAVHDGIRRELGLIRAEITAAGPGALGAQLRINCLTMCQGVHHHHTAEDGGLFPALRAGHPELAPVVDRLSGEHEKVERLLKELQKHVSDGADTVSALGEVERLTAELEAHLDYEEEQLVPLLNALGTGPA is encoded by the coding sequence ATGCCGCAGTGCTTTCACCGCCATTTCCCCATTGGCGTGCGCCCGCATATCCGCACGTCTACGAGAAAGCGAGAAAACGCCATCGCCATTGATTTCAATCAGCAGGTCATCGACGAGTTCCGCGCCAACCGGGGCCGCGTCGGGGGCATGTTCGAAGGAGGGCGGCTCCTGCTGCTGACCACCACCGGCGCCAGGACGGGCCTGCCCCGCACCACCCCGGTCGGCTACCTGCCCGACGACGAGGCCGGCCGCAGGCTCGTCATCGCCTCGGCCGCGGGGGCGCCCGCGCATCCGGCCTGGTACCACAACATCCTCGCCGATCCGCGGGTCACCGTCGAGGACGGCGTCTTCACCTACAGCGCCAACGCGGTCGTCACCGAAGGCGAGGAGCGCGACCGGCTCTTCGCCCGCGCCGTCGAGTCCGACCCCGGCTGGGGCGAGTACCAGGCCAAGACCGCCCGGACGCTGCCCGTCATCGCGCTGGAGCCGATCGACGGCGGGCCGCCGGACCTGCCTCCGGGAGACGCCCTCAAGGCCGTCCACGACGGCATCCGCCGCGAACTGGGACTGATCCGGGCCGAGATCACCGCCGCCGGTCCCGGGGCCCTGGGCGCGCAACTGCGGATCAACTGCCTGACCATGTGCCAGGGGGTGCACCACCACCACACCGCCGAGGACGGCGGGCTCTTCCCCGCCCTGAGGGCCGGGCACCCCGAGCTGGCGCCGGTCGTGGACCGCCTCAGCGGCGAGCACGAGAAGGTCGAGCGGTTGCTGAAGGAGCTGCAGAAGCACGTCTCCGACGGCGCGGACACCGTGTCGGCGCTGGGCGAGGTGGAACGGCTCACGGCGGAACTGGAGGCCCACCTCGACTACGAGGAGGAGCAGCTCGTGCCGCTGCTGAACGCGCTCGGCACCGGGCCGGCGTGA
- a CDS encoding alpha/beta fold hydrolase, translated as MSTTHTLDVPGARLHYEVRGAGPLFLVMGSPMAAAAFAPLAEALAGDRTVVTHDPRGISGSLLDDPEQDSTPELRADDAAALLDALGAESADVFGSSGGAVTGLALAERHPGRVRTLVAHEPPLLELLPDAAERRAGVEDMIATFHREGLEAAWKKFMADAGFDDGDGDGAPAAPPGEPSEQDIADSARFFGHELRGTTRYVPDAAALSTGPTRVVVGIGADSGGLVTHRTSTALAKLLGTPPTEFPGDHGGFIGQPEEFAEVLRGVLADRGTSGPLAR; from the coding sequence ATGTCCACCACCCACACCCTTGACGTCCCGGGCGCGCGCCTGCACTACGAGGTCCGCGGCGCGGGACCGCTGTTTCTGGTCATGGGATCGCCGATGGCCGCGGCGGCCTTCGCGCCGCTGGCCGAGGCGCTCGCGGGCGACCGCACCGTCGTCACCCACGACCCGCGGGGCATCTCGGGCAGCCTCCTCGACGACCCCGAGCAGGACTCCACCCCCGAACTGCGGGCCGACGACGCCGCCGCCCTCCTGGACGCCCTCGGAGCCGAGTCCGCCGACGTGTTCGGCAGCAGCGGCGGCGCGGTGACCGGACTCGCACTGGCCGAGCGGCACCCCGGGCGGGTGCGCACGCTCGTCGCGCACGAGCCTCCCCTGCTGGAGCTGCTGCCCGACGCCGCCGAGCGGCGCGCCGGAGTCGAGGACATGATCGCGACCTTCCACCGGGAGGGCCTGGAGGCGGCGTGGAAGAAGTTCATGGCCGACGCCGGATTCGACGACGGCGACGGCGACGGCGCCCCCGCTGCTCCGCCCGGGGAGCCCTCGGAGCAGGACATCGCCGACAGCGCCCGCTTCTTCGGCCACGAACTGCGGGGCACCACGCGCTACGTGCCCGACGCCGCCGCGTTGAGCACCGGCCCGACCCGCGTCGTCGTCGGCATCGGCGCCGACTCGGGCGGCCTGGTCACCCACCGGACCTCCACGGCGCTGGCCAAGCTGCTCGGCACGCCGCCGACCGAGTTCCCCGGCGACCACGGCGGTTTCATCGGCCAACCCGAGGAGTTCGCCGAGGTGCTGCGCGGGGTGCTGGCGGACCGGGGAACGAGCGGACCGCTCGCGCGCTAG
- a CDS encoding IclR family transcriptional regulator, with amino-acid sequence MNADTAPRRNASVSLRRALAILEFVRCRPPGSGGATLTELADAVGINKSSVLRLTAPLVEARLLDRDSGAGRFRLGPAALSLWQAYLDQMDLRSVASDHLRGLMRRTGHTCHLVLPDGHDVVYADKVENTTIVRMASRIGARMPAYRTAVGKAILAFSPPDLVADVLADGLPSVTEHTITDPAVFHEELRRVRVRGYAIDDRENEPEVRCVAAPVFDHGRDPIAAISVSSLVSRLPVARVREMGPQVAEVAARISAELGAPPSGEESGRPGP; translated from the coding sequence ATGAACGCCGACACCGCGCCGCGGCGCAACGCCTCGGTGTCACTGCGCCGGGCGCTGGCCATCCTGGAGTTCGTGCGCTGCCGACCGCCCGGCAGCGGCGGTGCGACCCTCACCGAACTCGCCGATGCGGTGGGGATCAACAAGAGTTCGGTGCTGCGGCTGACGGCCCCGCTCGTGGAAGCACGGCTGCTCGACCGCGACAGCGGGGCCGGCCGGTTCCGGCTGGGACCGGCGGCCCTGTCGCTGTGGCAGGCCTACCTGGACCAGATGGACCTGCGGTCGGTCGCCTCCGACCACTTGCGCGGGCTGATGCGCCGCACCGGCCACACCTGCCATCTCGTGCTGCCCGACGGCCACGACGTCGTCTACGCGGACAAGGTCGAGAACACCACGATCGTCCGGATGGCCTCGCGCATCGGCGCGCGGATGCCCGCCTACCGGACCGCCGTGGGCAAGGCGATCCTCGCCTTCAGCCCGCCCGACCTGGTGGCCGATGTGCTGGCCGACGGGCTGCCGTCCGTGACCGAGCACACCATCACCGACCCCGCGGTGTTCCACGAGGAACTGCGGCGGGTGCGCGTGCGCGGCTACGCCATCGACGACCGGGAGAACGAGCCGGAGGTGCGCTGCGTGGCGGCCCCGGTGTTCGACCACGGCCGCGACCCCATCGCGGCCATCAGCGTCTCGTCGCTGGTCAGTCGGCTCCCTGTGGCGCGGGTGCGGGAGATGGGGCCGCAGGTGGCCGAGGTCGCCGCCCGGATCTCCGCCGAACTGGGCGCCCCGCCCTCCGGCGAGGAGTCGGGGCGCCCCGGTCCGTAG
- a CDS encoding carbohydrate ABC transporter permease, translated as MLRGLRVNTVGLLIALAVAFPLYWMVLSALKPRTALEAGDPTPFTLSPTLDSFRRVLLVEDFGRYLLNSATVAAAVVVFSTLCAFLAAVALTRYRFRSRVTLLVMVLIAQMVPVEALTIPLFFLMRGIGQTVPQLGLNHLGSLMLVHTAFAIPLAIWMLRGFVAAVPRELEEAARLDGAGSLTFVWRVLFPLVAPGVVATSIFSFIMTWNDFLFATTFIISAQEKQTLPVVLLSFFRPDQNDWGAIMAGSVLMTVPVLVFFLFVQRRLASGLGGAVKG; from the coding sequence ATGCTCCGCGGACTGCGCGTCAACACGGTCGGTCTGCTGATCGCCCTGGCCGTGGCGTTCCCGCTGTACTGGATGGTGCTGTCGGCGCTCAAGCCCCGCACCGCGCTGGAGGCGGGCGATCCCACCCCCTTCACGCTCTCGCCCACCCTGGACTCGTTCCGCAGGGTGCTGCTGGTCGAGGACTTCGGGCGGTACCTGCTCAACAGCGCCACGGTGGCGGCCGCGGTGGTGGTGTTCTCGACGCTGTGCGCGTTCCTGGCCGCGGTGGCTCTGACCCGCTACCGCTTCCGGTCGCGCGTTACGCTGCTGGTCATGGTGCTCATCGCGCAGATGGTGCCGGTGGAGGCCCTGACGATTCCGCTGTTCTTCCTGATGCGCGGCATCGGGCAGACGGTTCCGCAGCTCGGGCTCAACCACCTGGGGTCGCTCATGCTGGTGCATACGGCGTTCGCGATCCCGCTGGCGATCTGGATGCTGCGCGGGTTCGTCGCGGCGGTCCCCCGGGAGCTGGAGGAGGCCGCCCGGCTGGACGGGGCCGGCAGCCTCACCTTCGTCTGGCGGGTGCTGTTCCCGCTGGTCGCTCCAGGGGTGGTCGCGACGAGCATCTTCTCGTTCATCATGACCTGGAACGACTTTCTGTTCGCGACGACCTTCATCATCTCCGCCCAGGAGAAGCAGACGCTGCCCGTCGTGCTGCTGTCCTTCTTCCGCCCCGACCAGAACGACTGGGGCGCCATCATGGCCGGGTCGGTGCTGATGACCGTTCCGGTGCTGGTGTTCTTCCTGTTCGTGCAGCGCCGACTGGCCTCGGGCCTGGGAGGTGCGGTCAAGGGATGA
- a CDS encoding carbohydrate ABC transporter permease: MGMSAPSLRLPGGATSRRRRSGRIEPWMYLLPALVVLGVMLAYPLYQLALVSFYDYRQPQVTGAEPLRFTGLENYRALLGDPQFWEVLLNTVVFAGACVLGTLAVGGCLAVLATRLAPWVRILLFLAALGAWATPAVTGSAVWLFLFDPSLGPVNQALAGLGLTEFEGHSWTYTKWSAFGLVLSQVVWCSFPFVMVTLYAGIRAIPHEVIEAARLDGASTGRIAWSVMLPMLRPVMTIVTIQSIIWDFKIFTQIYIMTGGGGIAGQNLVLNVYAYQQAFASGQYGLGSAIGVITTLLLLVISLVYLRALRRQGEVL, translated from the coding sequence ATGGGCATGTCCGCACCATCGCTCCGGCTCCCCGGGGGCGCCACCTCCCGGCGGCGCCGGAGCGGCCGCATCGAACCGTGGATGTACCTGCTGCCCGCCCTGGTGGTGCTGGGCGTGATGCTGGCCTATCCGCTCTACCAACTGGCCCTGGTCTCCTTCTACGACTACCGGCAGCCGCAGGTCACCGGCGCCGAGCCGCTGCGGTTCACCGGCCTGGAGAACTACCGGGCCCTGCTGGGCGACCCCCAGTTCTGGGAGGTGCTGCTCAACACCGTCGTCTTCGCGGGCGCCTGCGTCCTCGGCACGCTCGCGGTCGGCGGGTGCCTGGCGGTGCTGGCCACCCGGCTGGCGCCCTGGGTGCGCATCCTGCTGTTCCTGGCCGCGCTGGGCGCTTGGGCCACCCCGGCGGTCACCGGCAGCGCGGTGTGGCTGTTCCTGTTCGACCCCTCCCTGGGACCGGTCAACCAGGCACTGGCCGGCCTGGGGCTGACCGAGTTCGAGGGGCACTCCTGGACCTACACCAAGTGGTCGGCCTTCGGGCTGGTGCTGAGCCAGGTGGTGTGGTGCTCGTTCCCGTTCGTCATGGTCACGCTGTACGCGGGCATCCGCGCGATCCCGCACGAGGTGATCGAGGCGGCGCGGCTGGACGGCGCCTCGACCGGCCGGATCGCGTGGAGCGTCATGCTGCCGATGCTGCGCCCGGTGATGACGATCGTGACGATCCAGTCCATCATCTGGGACTTCAAGATCTTCACGCAGATCTACATCATGACCGGCGGCGGCGGGATCGCCGGGCAGAACCTGGTGCTCAACGTCTACGCCTACCAGCAGGCGTTCGCCTCCGGCCAGTACGGGCTCGGTTCGGCGATCGGGGTGATCACCACCCTGCTGCTGCTCGTGATCTCCCTCGTCTACCTGCGTGCGCTGCGTCGCCAAGGGGAGGTGCTGTGA
- a CDS encoding extracellular solute-binding protein — protein MRIPRPARAGALLGLAALLAACAPAQTDTPGSGADEMEGTLRVWLFSEVDQEPKEQVVDEAVAEFEADHEGVTVDVQYIPIDTRAERFQGAFNDPSSAPDVAEYGNTDLAGYVEAGGFADIGAELAEWEDHGDISDDVAATAQVDGGTYGVPWFLGVRALYYRTDVFDDLGIDIPETLEEVVEAGRAVREDDPDMLGISTGGAYTYGFLPFVWANGGDIAEADGESHTAAIDSEDAKAGLELYAEILSEDVCPPQTCAQMTGNESVQNFIAGEAAMTIGGNFNLNAVQDSDVAEDTAVVPLPGAEPDSIAPAFAGGNNLGVLAGTDHRTLSVEFVKLLSGKKYQQQMYEAMGNLPTLSSVQSDVAATDEEVAPFIETLDAGTRFVPVTGAWAGIDAEGVLPTMVQRVATGDASVDQAAQEAAASLDDAFTGE, from the coding sequence ATGCGAATCCCCCGCCCGGCCCGTGCCGGTGCCCTTCTCGGGCTCGCGGCGCTGCTGGCCGCCTGCGCCCCCGCCCAGACCGACACCCCCGGTTCCGGTGCCGACGAGATGGAGGGCACCCTCCGCGTGTGGCTGTTCTCCGAAGTCGACCAGGAGCCCAAGGAGCAGGTGGTCGACGAAGCCGTCGCGGAGTTCGAGGCCGACCACGAGGGCGTCACCGTGGACGTCCAGTACATCCCGATCGACACCCGCGCCGAGCGCTTCCAGGGAGCCTTCAACGACCCCTCCTCGGCCCCCGACGTCGCCGAGTACGGAAACACCGACCTCGCCGGCTACGTCGAGGCCGGCGGCTTCGCCGACATCGGCGCGGAACTCGCCGAGTGGGAGGACCACGGCGACATCTCCGACGACGTCGCCGCCACCGCCCAGGTCGACGGCGGCACCTACGGCGTGCCCTGGTTCCTGGGGGTGCGCGCCCTCTACTACCGCACCGACGTCTTCGACGACCTGGGCATCGACATCCCCGAGACCCTGGAGGAGGTGGTCGAGGCGGGCCGCGCGGTGCGCGAGGACGACCCCGACATGCTCGGGATCTCCACCGGCGGCGCCTACACCTACGGCTTCCTGCCCTTCGTCTGGGCCAACGGCGGCGACATCGCCGAGGCCGACGGCGAATCCCACACCGCCGCCATCGACTCCGAGGACGCCAAGGCCGGCCTCGAGCTCTACGCCGAGATCCTCTCCGAGGACGTCTGCCCGCCGCAGACGTGCGCCCAGATGACCGGCAACGAGAGCGTGCAGAACTTCATCGCCGGCGAGGCCGCCATGACCATCGGCGGCAACTTCAACCTCAACGCCGTGCAGGACAGCGACGTCGCCGAGGACACAGCGGTCGTCCCGCTGCCCGGCGCCGAACCCGACTCGATCGCCCCCGCCTTCGCCGGAGGCAACAACCTGGGAGTGCTGGCCGGAACCGACCACCGCACCCTGTCGGTGGAGTTCGTGAAGCTGCTGTCCGGCAAGAAGTACCAGCAGCAGATGTACGAGGCCATGGGCAACCTGCCCACCCTCAGCAGCGTGCAGAGCGACGTCGCCGCCACCGACGAGGAGGTGGCGCCGTTCATCGAGACGCTGGACGCCGGAACCCGGTTCGTCCCCGTCACCGGCGCCTGGGCCGGCATCGACGCCGAGGGCGTGCTCCCCACCATGGTGCAGCGCGTCGCCACCGGGGACGCCTCGGTCGACCAGGCGGCCCAGGAGGCCGCGGCCTCCCTCGACGACGCCTTCACCGGGGAGTGA
- a CDS encoding IclR family transcriptional regulator — MPSSLERALRILVELASGPATISELGRRLGVHRTTSLRLLRTLEEERFVRRTEDGRYRIGPRMATLAHAALEGVDLRAAATGHLRALGAACGHTVHLAALEGDSVVYLDKVESRHAVRMYSRIGASAPLHATGVGKAILAHLSEEERDELLGPPPFGRCTPNTRTTRTELDEDLAAVAERGWALDDFEHEEFIQCVAAPIRDASGRVSAAVSVSAPGMVLDRAGLLALAPDLTATAGAISEEIGWSARA; from the coding sequence GTGCCCAGCAGCCTCGAACGCGCGCTTCGCATCCTGGTCGAACTGGCCTCGGGCCCCGCGACCATCAGCGAGCTGGGCCGGCGCCTCGGCGTGCACCGCACCACCTCGCTGCGCCTGCTGCGGACGCTGGAGGAGGAGCGGTTCGTGCGTCGCACGGAGGACGGCCGCTACCGGATCGGCCCGCGCATGGCCACGCTCGCACACGCCGCGCTGGAGGGCGTCGATCTCCGTGCGGCGGCGACCGGCCACCTGCGCGCGCTCGGCGCGGCGTGCGGCCACACCGTGCACCTCGCGGCGCTCGAAGGCGACAGCGTGGTCTACCTCGACAAGGTGGAGTCGCGCCACGCCGTACGGATGTACTCCCGCATCGGCGCGTCGGCCCCGCTGCACGCGACCGGGGTCGGCAAGGCGATCCTCGCGCACCTGTCCGAGGAAGAGCGCGACGAGCTGCTCGGCCCGCCCCCCTTCGGCCGCTGCACTCCCAACACCCGCACGACCCGGACGGAGCTCGACGAGGACCTCGCGGCCGTCGCCGAGCGGGGGTGGGCGCTCGACGACTTCGAGCACGAGGAGTTCATCCAGTGCGTGGCCGCGCCGATCCGCGACGCCTCCGGGCGCGTCTCCGCGGCGGTGTCGGTCTCCGCCCCCGGCATGGTCCTGGACCGCGCGGGACTGCTCGCGCTGGCCCCCGACCTCACCGCGACCGCCGGCGCCATCAGCGAGGAGATCGGATGGAGCGCCCGCGCCTGA
- a CDS encoding sugar kinase: MALLLPDPADLRGPAALGGATLRLDIGGAESNVAVYLARTGHRVAWHSAVGDDAFGRHVVGRLTAEGVHCVVRTDPERPTGLYAKESGPEGTRVRYYRRGSAASALNRRDAARIWADRPRLVHTTGITAAISDTGRGLVEELLTGAPPGTLRSFDVNHRPALHGASDAEVLLSAARRADVVFCGLDEARALWGATTVEEARALLSGPELVVIKQGPQGATAFRGDRRWYRPAPEVDVVEPVGAGDAFAAGVLRGLLSKAPIGNCLTEGARLAGTVLRVRGDIPPRAGTEPERPGAAPGRERCETTGVRSAHPDD; encoded by the coding sequence ATGGCGCTGCTGCTGCCCGACCCCGCGGACCTCCGCGGTCCCGCGGCCCTCGGCGGGGCGACACTGCGCCTCGACATCGGCGGCGCCGAGTCCAACGTCGCCGTGTACCTGGCACGGACCGGGCACCGGGTGGCGTGGCACAGCGCCGTGGGCGACGACGCGTTCGGGCGCCATGTGGTCGGACGGCTCACCGCCGAGGGCGTGCACTGCGTGGTCCGCACGGATCCCGAGCGCCCCACGGGGCTCTACGCCAAGGAGTCCGGCCCCGAGGGCACCCGCGTGCGCTACTACCGCCGAGGCTCCGCCGCCTCGGCGCTGAACCGGCGCGACGCCGCACGGATCTGGGCCGACCGCCCCCGGCTGGTGCACACCACCGGGATCACCGCCGCGATCTCCGACACCGGCCGTGGCCTGGTGGAGGAGCTGCTGACCGGCGCGCCCCCCGGCACGCTGCGCAGCTTCGACGTCAACCACCGCCCGGCCCTGCACGGCGCCTCCGATGCGGAGGTCCTGCTCTCCGCGGCCCGCCGGGCCGATGTCGTCTTCTGCGGCCTCGACGAGGCCCGGGCGCTGTGGGGCGCGACGACCGTCGAGGAGGCCCGCGCGTTGCTGTCGGGCCCCGAACTGGTCGTCATCAAGCAGGGGCCGCAGGGCGCCACCGCCTTCCGCGGCGACCGGCGGTGGTACCGGCCCGCGCCGGAGGTCGACGTGGTGGAGCCCGTGGGCGCCGGCGACGCGTTCGCCGCCGGGGTGCTGCGCGGGCTGCTCTCGAAGGCCCCGATCGGGAACTGCCTGACCGAGGGCGCCCGGCTGGCCGGTACCGTGCTGCGGGTGCGCGGCGACATCCCCCCGCGGGCCGGGACCGAGCCGGAGCGGCCCGGGGCCGCCCCGGGCCGGGAGCGGTGCGAGACCACCGGTGTGCGCTCGGCACACCCGGACGACTGA